The Hugenholtzia roseola DSM 9546 genomic sequence ATAAGTAATTTGCTTGGTTAGGAAAAATTGACTCGTTTGGTAGGCTGTTAGTTTTTCGGTATAATCTTTATTGCCAACTTCTCTATTTTTATTTGCTTCTAAAAGCGTATAATTTCCTATTCTAAAAACATAGTTATTTTTTGTATGATTAGGAAAATTTGCCTCCCAATCGTTTTGTGGATTTTCGGGTAAAATATGCTCGATGGTGGCGTTATGTGCTTCAAAATCGTAATCTTGGCTTGCTATTTTGTTTTCTAATTCAAACAAAATGTAGCGAATTAGTTTTTTGTGCCTGCGCGTGTTGAAAGATTTAGCAGAAAAACTATTTTTAAAATCGGTATCTGAAATGTATAAAATCTCTATTTCTTTTGCAAGCTGAATCAGATTTGTAATCTCGCCTGCTGCAACCTTAATCGCTGCCTTGTGATAAACCTCCTCTAATCGCCCTTCGGGGTATCCGCCCATAACGGTATAACGAAAGGCAATGGTAGTAATAAGTTTTAAAATTTTATCAAAAAAAGGAAGCATTTTTTCGTATGCAATGAGCAAAAGTGGCAAACCTGCCTGTGCCTGAAATAGCCCTATTTCGCCGATACGCTTTTGGATTTCCCTATTGCCCCGCCAAAGTTCGTCTGACGCTTGGTGTAGAGCTACATAATAAACTGCATTTTTTTCTAAATCTTCTAATAAATCAAAAAGATTATCAACTGTCTTTATTTTGGCTTTTATATGCTTATAGAGGTGTTCAGGGCGCACTAATTTGTTTTTCGAAATCCAATAGCGGCGCAAAAAAAGTGGGAAATTTTCCACTCCTACCCAATCGACGATATAGTTCCATTTTTCACTAATAATTTGCTGCGTCGCTTCCTGTGGGACAAGTGAAAAAAGGTAGTTTTTGAGCAAATCTACGCTCGAAAGCACACTGCCACGCGAATTAAGGGTTTCGAATACAAGGTAGGCTTGCAATTCATTTTCTACACTAATTTGTGTAAAAATAACCTTACGTGCCACTATTTCATCGAGAAGCCAAGCGATTTTCTCACCTGATAGGTTAGTTTGAAAGTGTAGAGTAATTTTTTTATAGAAAAAATCTAAACAATTTAATAGTAACTTATCCGAATCATTTAATTTTAGCACAACGCTGGGCGCAGGGCGTTTGAGGGTAAGTAAATTCAGTTGAAAAAATAAATTGTTAGTTTTATTTAGTGTCAATTTGCTTGTGTAAGTTAAGGAAGCAGCCTCTTTTTCACCTAAAAATTTGCTACTCAAAATTCTGATGCGTTCCTCATTGGCTTCTTTTTCAAGCTCCTGCGCCGCTAATTCTTTCAAAATTTGGATACAAGACAAGGCGAATAGGGTTAGGGTTGTGAGCCTTTGTTGTCCGTCTATGATAGCATAGCGGCTTTGTCCTAAACTTTGCAACACAATTACCCCCATGTAATGGACAGAATTAGTTTCTAAAACCAATAGAATATCATTCCATAAATCTTCCCAATTATCCTCTTTCCACGCATAATCGCGCTGATAAAGCGGTACTATGTATTTTTTACCATTCCCTAAAATTTCGCTCGTATCGACGGTTTTGGTATAAAGAAGATAATTGTTTTCCATATTATTTTTAGCATTATTTTAGTATAAAAACAGGGCTGCCTCGCATTTCTCAAAAGTTACCCCATATCCCTACAAAAATACGCAAAACTTTTCAAAAGGCATCAATGGCACAAGGGAGTTTGAGAGGCTACAAGGTTGTTGCAAAGATAAAAATCTTATTTTGTCAAATAAAAAACAAAATAAAATTTGGTTTTGAAACCTTCCCTTTGGGAGAGCGCAAGGTGGGGTTCATTCCTTTTTTATTTCAATCTCACTGCGGACAAGGCAGTGCCTTGTCCCTACCTTTGCATCTAATTTTTAGAAATTAACCCCATTGGGCAGGGTCAGGAGGTTTGCTCAAAGCACAAAAGCTCATTTTTTGACTTTCTGACTGTTGCAATAACGCTGCAAAATACCGATTTGAGCCTATGCAAACGAGGGCAAAAAAAGATATTTGACGAAAAATATATTAAAAAAAACATTAAAAAAATTAGATAAAAATCCTGCAAAATAGGAACAAAATAGTTTGTCCCCATTTTGCAGGAAAAGCAGCACGACTAATGTTTGAAGTGCCTAATGCCTGTCAAGACCATTGCCATCTGGTTTTGGTCGCAAGCCTGAATCGAATCTTGGTCTTTGATAGAACCTCCCGGCTGAATAACGGCACTAATGCCCTCTGTGGCAGCAATTTCGACACAATCGGGAAAAGGGAAAAAGGCATCAGAAGCCATGACCGCGCCTTTTAAATCGAAGCCAAAAGATTTTGCCTTCGCAATCGCCTGACGCAAGGCATCTACGCGCGAAGTCTGTCCCACGCCGCTTGCCAAAAGCTGTCCTGCTACGGCTAAAACAATCGTATTCGATTTGGTGTGCTTGACAATTTTACTCGCAAAAAGCAAGGCTTCGACTTCGGCTTCGGTAGGTTGCCTTTTAGTAACGACTTTCAAATCGCTTTTTGTTTCGCTTTTTGCATCAATATCCTGCAAAATAACGCCGTTTAAAAGGGTTTTAAATTGCGTTTGAGGCAAGGCAAGTGGCTTTCTTTTGAGCAAAATTCTATTTTTCTTTTCCTTCAAAAGGGCAAGCGCGTCGGGTGCAAAATCGGGCGCAATCAAGACCTCGAAAAATAAATCCTGCATGGCTTGTGCCGCCGCCAAATCTATGCTTCCATTCGAAACCAAGACTCCACCAAAAGCCGATGTCGTGTCCGCAGCAAAGGCTTTTTGGTATGCCTCTGCCACACTTTTGCCCTCTGCCATGCCGCAGGCGTTGGTGTGCTTCAAGATAGCAAAGGCAGGATTTGATTCATTTTTAAATTCGTCTATTAACAAAATAGCGGCATCAATATCTACTAAGTTGTTGTAGGAAAGCTCTTTGCCGTTGAGTTTCTCAAAGAGTGCTTCTAAATCGCCATAAAAGAAACCCTTTTGGTGCGGGTTTTCGCCATAACGTAGCACTTGATGCTGTGAAATAGAAGTTTTGAAAAAAGGATAAGTTTTTGTATCTGAATCTGACTCATTAAAATAATGAAAAATAGCCGTATCGTAATGCGAACTGATATGAAAGGCTTTGGTAGCGAGTTTGCGACGGTCTTCCAAATCGGTGTGTCCTTGTTTTTCTTCTAAAAGGTGGTTTAAAAATTGGTAATCTTCTTTATCGGCAATGATAACAGTGTCCTGAAAATTTTTGGCTGCCGCCCGAATAAGAGAAATACCCCCGATGTCTATTTTTTCGATAATTTCTGCCTGACTTGCACCCGAAGCAAGGGTTTCTTCGAAGGGGTATAAATCAACGATAACTAAGTCGAGGGCAGGAATTTGATATTGTTCGGCTTCGGCTTGGTCGGAATTGTTATCACGACGCTGCAAAATGCCGCCAAAGATTTTGGGGTGCAGGGTCTTGACGCGCCCCCCAAAAATAGACGGATATTGCGTCAGGCTTTCCACAGCCACGACGGGAATCCCCAAGTTTTCGATAAATTGCTGCGTTCCTCCTGTGGAATAGAGCGTTACGCCTTGTGCATGTAGGGTCTGCACCAAGGTATCCAAACCTGTCTTGTAATAGACCGAAATCAGGGCGGACTTAATTTTTTTTTGCATAAGTCTAAAATTATGAAAATTTATGAAACAAAAAACGCCCCGAAGGGCGTGTTAGGGCGTTACATTTGGAGCAGCCTCTCGGCTTGTGCAAGGGCATCTTCCCAATTTTGGGTAGCCGCCTCTATCTGTGTTTTCAAATCTTGGTACTGTTTGGAAAGGCTCTGCATTTTTTCGGGGTCAGCCAGATTTTGTGGCTCTGCCAGACGTTGCTCGACTTGCTTGGCTTGTGCTTCGAGTTGCAGAATTTGGGCTTCCCATTGTTCGGCTTCTTTTTCGGCTTTTTTTGCTTTTTTCTGAATTTCTTTTCGCTCTTCCTGCGAAACGCCGTTATGTTGCGCCTTTGCCGTCTGTGGGGTAGCCACTTTTTGAGCGGTTTTGTCCTGCTTTCGCGCCTCTTTTAGAAGCTCTTTTTGGGCTTCTTCGCGCTTTTTATACCATTCCTTAAATTCGTCATAAGTGCCGGGATATTCTTTTATTCTGTGGTCTTCTATCCACCAGATTTTGTTGGCAATCTGACTAATAAAATAACGATTGTGCGAAACTGTTACGAAAGTGCCTTCATATTTTTGCAGCGCGTCTATCAAAACATCTACCGAAAACATGTCTAAGTGGTTGGTAGGTTCGTCTAAAAGTAGGAAGTTGGATTCCGAAAGTAGCATCTTAGCCAACGCCACACGCGCCTTTTCGCCGCCCGAAAGGACTTTGATTTTTTTAAAAATATCATCACCTACAAAAAGAAAGCAGCCCAAAATGGTGCGCAATTCGGCTTCGGTGCGGTCGGAGCTGTGTTGCCTAAGCTCCTCTAAAAGGTCGTTGGAAAGGGTGAGCGATTCGAGTTGGTGCTGGGCGTAAAAACTGGTCAGGACGTTGTGTCCGCCCTGAATTTTACCCGAAAACGCCTCTGTTCCTGCCAAAAGGCGCAACAAGGTAGATTTACCCTTGCCGTTTGCCCCAATAAGGGCGATTTTGTCGCCTCTATCAATTTGCGCCTCGCTTGCCTCTAAAATTTTCAAATCGCCGTAACTTTTCGAAACCTCCTCCAATTCTGCCACTACCTTACCCGAAGGCTGTCGGAAGCGGAAACGCACGCTCATGGTAGCCTGCCCATTGTCGACGGCTTCGATGCGCTCTATCTTTTCCAACTGCTTGACACGCGATTGCGCTTGCTTGGCTTTTGTGGCTTTTGCTTTAAACCTTTCCACAAAACGCTCCAATTCTTTTATTTTTTGTTGTTGATTGTCGTAGGCTTTTTGTTGTAATTCGGCGCGAAGGGCTTTTTCTTCCATATAAAAATCGTAGTTGCCCGAATAGCGGTCTAATTTGCCGTTCCAAACCTCGACGATAACGTTACAACAATTATTTAGAAAATCTTGGTCGTGCGAAACAATGATAACTGCCCCTTCATAACTTTGCAAATAGGTTTCAATCCACTCGATAGAAGGCAAATCTAAGTGGTTGGTAGGTTCGTCTAAAAGCAATAAAGAAGGCTTTTGTAACAATAATTTGGCAAGCATCACGCGCATGCGCCAGCCCCCTGAAAATTCGCAAAGCGGACGTTTGAGGTCGGCGGTTTGAAAGCCTAAGCCCTCCAAAATCGCCTCTGCCTGCGCCTGAATCGAGTAGCCGCCAAGCGTTTCAAATTCGGCTTGCAGGTTTGAAAGTTCGTCTAAAAGCGCGTCCGAATAGTCGGTTTCCATCTTTTGCAAAATCTCGTCTATGCGTGCCTGCAACTGATTGGGGCGTTCGAAGGCTTGCATCGCCACTTTGAGGATAGATTCTTCGCTTTCGTAGGAAAGTAAGTCCTGATTGAGGAAACCGATAGTGCAGTCTTTCGCCTTCGAAAGGCTGCCGCCGTCAGGCGTGTATTCACCCACGATAAGGCGCAGCAGGGTAGATTTGCCTGTGCCATTTGCGCCGATAAGCCCGATGCGCTCTTTGGGTTTGATTTGCAAAGAGGCTTCCTCATAGATGGCTCTATCGCCAAAATAAAACGAGAGTTGATTGATGGTTAGCATGCCGCAAAGGTAGTGAAAAATTGTCTTGTAGCCTGCAAATAGAGAAGGCAAATTTTTGCTTTTATGCAGCCAGAGGTAGCAGGTTTTGGGGCAGTAGTGTTAAGTTCTGTAAAAAAACTTGTTTTTTCAAATTTGACACGAAATAAAATTTGGACTTAAACCCTAAGGGTCTTCAAGACCCTTAGGGTTTAGGGCATAGGACAAGTCAATGACTTGTCCCTACCTTAAAACGCCTGCCCTTTTCGAAGTCTTGACATCTTTGTGCCATCTTTTTTCTAAAAAAACGTACCTTTGCCTTCCATAAGGGTTAGGTTTGCCCAAAAATTGCTAACTTTGCTTGCAATTTGTATAAAAAACAACAAAAAGGCGGTTTGCTTTCGCATTTCCGTCCCACTTCAGCCTTTATTCCAACTATGAGCGATATTTTCAACTCTTCTGCGCCCGATTCAGACGCATCACAAGCGGCTTCGCAAGACAATAACGCGATAGCAGGCAGTCTGCCCCTTTCAGGTCTGTATGAAAATTGGTTTTTAGATTATGCTTCCTACGTAATTTTAGAGCGTGCCGTTCCTACCATCGAAGACGGCTTAAAGCCTGTGCAGCGTCGTCTTTTGCACTCGATGTTTGATATGCATGACGGCAGGTATCATAAAGTTGCCAATGTGATAGGACAGACGATGCAATATCACCCCCATGGCGATGCCTCCATCGGCGAAGCCTTAGTAAATATGGGGCAAAAAGATTTGCTCATAGACACACAAGGAAATTGGGGGGACGTGCGTACAGGCGATAGTGCGGCGGCGGCGCGTTATATAGAGGCGCGTTTGTCTAAATTTGCCTTAGATATACTTTTTAATCCGCAGACAACCAAGTGGCAACTTTCTTATGATGGCAGAAAGCGCGAACCAACTACGCTGCCTGTCAAATTTCCACTTGTCTTGGCACAGGGCGTAGAGGGTATTGCAGTCGGTTTGGCTACCAAAATTCTGCCCCATAACTTCAACGAACTCATCGAGGCGTGTATCGCAACCTTGCGCGGCAAAAAATTCGAGCTTTTTCCCGACTTTCCCACAGGCGGACTCTGCGATGTCAAGGATTACGAAGGCGGCAAAAGAGGGGGCAGGGTGCGCGTGCGTGCCAAAATAGAGCAATTAGACAAACAGACCTTAGTCATCAAAGAAATTCCCTTCGGCACGACCACAGGCAGCCTTATCGATTCTATCATCAAGGCAAATACCAGCGGCAAAATCAAAATCAAGCAGGTGATAGATAACACCGCCGCCGAGGTAGAGGTCTTGGTAAAATTGGCGGCAGGGGTTTCGCCCGACGTAACCATCAGTGCGCTTTATGCCTTTACCGATTGCGAAGTTTCTATTTCGCCCAATGCCTGCGTGATTGTAGCCGATAAGCCTCACTTTTTGCGTGTAGAGGAAATTTTGAAGTACAATGCCGATTATACCCAAGAACTTTTACGGCAGGAGCTTGAAATTCGAAAGCAAGAATTATTAGAAAAAATCTTTTTTTCCTCCCTCGAAAGGCTTTTTATCGAAGAAGGCATCTACAAAAGAATTGAAGACTGCCAAACTTGGGAAGCCGTCATTGCCACCATTCATGCGGGGCTTGCGCCTTTTGCCAAAGATTTCTACCGCGCCATTACCGATGAGGACGTTTTGAAACTCACCGAAATTAAAATCAAGCGCATCTCCAAATTCGACAAAGAAAAAGCCGACGATTTGAGGCTCAAAATGGAAACCGAACTACAAGAGGTAGAGCATCATTTGGCAAATCTGACCGACTACGCCGTCGCTTATTTCAAAGAACTCAAACGCAAATACGGCGCAGGCAGAGAGCGCAAGACCCAACTCACGTCCTTCGATACCATCGAAGCCTCCGTTGTGGCTGCCAACAACGCCAAACTCTACATCAACCGCGCCGAAGGTTTTATCGGTTTTGGTCTGAAAAAGGACGAATTTGTTTGTGATTGTTCGGATATCGATGACGTAATTGTTTTTCGGGAAGATGGCATCATGAAGGTTGTAAAAATTGCCGAAAAGCTATTTGTAGGAAAGGGCGTGATTCATATCGATATTTTCCGAAAAGGCGACGATAGGAAGGTCTATAATATGGCATACCTCGATGGCAAAACAGGCAGGGTGATGGTCAAACGCTTTCAAGTGCTGGGCGTAACGCGCGATAGAGAGTATCAATTAGCTACCGAACACAAACTTTCGAAGGTGCATTATTTTTCTGCAAACCCCAACGGGGAAGCCGAAATCGTCAATGTCTTGCTCTCGAATGCCTGCAAAGCCAAAGTCAAGACCTTCGATTTTAACTTTGCCGAACTCGAAATCAAGGGCAGAACTGCCGTCGGAAATATTCTGACCAAATACCCTATCCGCCGCATCAAACTGCTCAAAGAGGGCGAATCTACGCTGGGTGCTTTGACAATTTATTACGACCCCGCCACAGGCACGCTCAATAAAGACGCAATGGGTAAAAAATTAGGCGAATTTGAAAATCAAGATGCGATTATTGCCTTCTATAAAGATGGCTCGTATGAAATTACCAACTACGAACTCACCAATCGTTATGAAATTGATAAACTTGTGGCGATTGAAAAGTTCAACCCCGACCTTGTCATTTCGGCAGTTTATTTAGAAGGCATCAGCAAAAATGTCTATATCAAACGCTTTAAAATTGAAACGACCACACAGGGCAAGCCTTTTCAGTTTATTTCGGTGCATAAAGATTCTGCCATCTTGGGGCTTACTACCGAAGCTGCCGAAAAGGTAGAACTCTATTTTACCAAAGACCGCAAAAAGCAAAAAATCGCCTATCCGCTCCATACCTTAGAAGAGGTCAAGGGCTGGCGTGCCTTAGGCAGAAAGCTCGAAGAGCCAAACATTTATGAAGCCAAATTTATCTTGCCCCAAAAAGAGGCGGAAACGGCACAAAATGGCTTAACCTTCGAAGCGGAATAAGGGCAAAGTGCCACAAAAGTAAAAAAAGAAGTTTTTTTCTGGAAAGGGCGCATTACAGAATAGCATTTTGAGATACTAAAAAATCAATCAGTTTGGACAAACTCTCAAAGTTTTGCGCCCCTTCTTCATTTTTCCAAAAACCCTGCGCCTGCCAAAGAAAGGCGGCTTGGTGGCGTTCTGCGGCAATCTTGATATGTTTAGACTCGAAAAAAAGAGGCGTGAGGCTTGTCTTTTGTAAGGCTACTTCTGTCCAATAAGTCGCCAGCGCGTCCCCTTCGAGAAAGGGCGCGAAAGTGGGCGTATTTTTCAAAAGAAAATTACCTGTATGGGCTTCAAAGGTAAAATGTTGGTGAGGGAAAAAATTTGCCAAACTGCCATCGAGTGCCAAATCCTCTGCCAATCCGACCAACAACTTTTTTTCGGGTGTGATAAGCCAAAGGCGATGTGCCTGCTGCAAAGCCAAAGAGAGTTCGTGCGTAGAAACCAAAATGGCTTTTTGCTGTTTTTGTGCCACCTGCCTCAAATTGAGGATAACTTCATAGCGGCTCACCCAATCGAGGTGCGCTGTGGGTTCGTCTAAAAAAATAGCCCCTCCGTCTTGTGCCAAAGCACGCGCAATGAGAGCCTTTTGCTTCTGCCCGTCGGAAAGGGCAAAAAAAGGCTGCTCCGCCAAATGCCCAATGCCTGTCGCTTGTAGTGCCTTTGTAATAATGACAAGGTCGGCTTCCGAATGAGAATCTATCCAATTTGTGTGAGGATACCTACCCAAACTTACCAATTCGCCTACCGTAAGGCGTTCTGTGGTCAGATTTTCGGTCAGCACTAAGGAAATAAGCTGTGCGCGTTTCTTTTTGGGAATGTGTGCAATGGGCAACCCCTGCCAAAAAATATCGCCCCATAGCGGTTTTTGCAAGCCTGCTAAGGTGCGCAGGAGCGTAGATTTGCCCGTCCCGTTAGCACCTAAAAGGCAGGTCAGTTCGCCCCTATGCAGTGAAAGGGATAAGTTTTCCAAAAGCACTTGCGTATTGCGCCCCTGATAGCCGATGGCTAAATTTTGCGTGTCGAGCATAAAAAAACAAGCCCCATCTTTTGTTTTTGGATAGTCAAAAAGATAGGGCTTTTATATTGAAGATTAACTTTTTTCTTCGCGATGCGGATTTTTGATGATAAGTTCGTTTGCCAAAAGTTCGTCTAAGGCAGTAATAGAAGGCTTAGGCAAACGCTCGTAATATTTCGAGACCTCGATTTGCTCTCTGTTTTCAAAGACCTCTTCCAAAGAATCGGAAGCGGTGTTAAATTCGGCGATTTTTTGGTTAAGCTCCTCTTTGAGTTGCGTAGAAATCTGACGCGCACGCTTAGATACGGACATCAAAGATTCGTAGATGTTGCCTGTATGAGAAGCAATCTCTTCTACATTTTGCGTAACGATAGAGGTGCGAAATTCTTTTTTAAGAGCGCGTTTGGGTTTTAACATATAGCGGAAAAGGTTTGAGAGTCTGAATGGGAAAAAGACAAACACGCCCTACTATTTGGGCGTGGCGACATCAAAATCTTGGCGCAATGCCTTATCTGCTGCCTGAAAGAAGCTCTCGGCGGCTTTTAAGTAGCTACTATTGGGGTACTTATCGATAAACTTCTGGTAGAAGGTTACGACCTGCCAATAGCGTTCTTTTTGTTTTGAAAAAGCACTCTTGCGTGCGTAGTCGTATTGCGCCTGTATCTTGAAAAAGGCTGCCTGCTCTTGAAGTTTCGAGTCGGGAAAGTCGCGCTCGAAGAGGTTGAAATTGATAATAGCGGCTTGGTAGCTTTCGAGCTTGTAGTAGAGTTTGGCGTTTTCAAAGGCTTTCTGCTCTAATTTCTTTCGCAAGACATCGATAAGAGAAGTCGCTTGTTTGGCATACTCGGTATCGGGGTAGGAAGAAATGTAGTTTTGCAGGGCATTGATAGCGTCGGAAGTGCTTTCTTGGTCTAAATGCGGTTCGGGCGAAGCCTGATAGAGCGAAAAAGCGTGCATATAATAGGCTTCTTGTGCCTTTTCACTTCTACGATAGGTGTCATAGAAATTTTTGAAGTGGAAAGAAGCCAAGAGATATTGCTTTTGATAGAACTGACAATAGGCGTATTTGAGCAAAATTTCTTCGGCTTGTGCGCCGCCCTTGACAATCGGTACGATGTCTTCTAAAAGCAGAGAAGCGCGATAGTAATCGCCTTTGTTGTAGTATTGCGTAGCCGACTCTAAGCGTTTGTCCCAACGCGGCTCTTTGAGGGCTTTTGAAAATTTGCTACAACTGCTACCCACTGCAAGCAGTAGGCTCAAAACCAAAATAATTCGTTTCATGCGCATAGTTTAAGACTGCAAAATTACAACGATTTGCCTAAAAGACAAAGCGTCAGGGAGAAATTTCTTTCCCTTCTGACGCTTTATCTTACCAACTTGCTGCAAAAAGAGAGCGAAACAGGGGGTCGTTCTCTGCTCAAAAGGCGTTATTCCCAATTACCTGCAATAGAAACCTCCTCCATCGAGCCAAAACGCAAGAAACGACGCTTGGCAGAAGGGTGCGATTCGCTGCGCGTCTTATCCACAGGATAGGGGTCTACCACTTCGATAAGATTGACCATTGCGCCGCTGGCTTCTTTGATGTGTATGGCTTGGATTTTGAAAACTTTACCCTCCTGACCGGGTATTTTTTCGAGGTTCTCTACATCTACCTTGCTAAATTTATCCTTCGGATAGATAATCTCCATAGCAGGGTCGCTGCCCAAAGTATCGTATTCGTAGCGGATACTATCGCCTAAGTGATAATCGGCAGTAGTACGGATTTTATCGGCAGGGATAACAATTTCACGCTTATTGACCCGATAAATTACGCCATTTTTGATGAAGTTTTTAAGCGAATCCCAATTATCGGTATATTCACCTTTTTGGCTTTCGTAGGCTTTTTGGGCTTCGCGGATAAGTTTGAGCTGTGCAATGACCTTTGCCTCCGACTCTTTGATTTCGTTTTGCATCTTGATTTCAGAAGCTACCGAGTCATAGACAAAAAACGCCATCAGTGCCACAAAAGGCAGGGTTAGTAGGGTAAAGAGTGTGGTCTTTTTCATCGAAAATAGAATTAGAGAAAAGAAGAAGTTTGAAGTGGGAAAAGCAGTTAGCGACAAGCACTTCCTTAGCAACAGGCGAGCGCGAAGTCGCAAACGCGATATAGGCAGGGGCAGGAAGTAGCAACCAAAAGGAAAGACAATAGATTTTGGCTGCAATTATAGAAACTTTTTGGGCTAAAAGCAAAGTCTATGCGATAAGAATTGATGAATTTGCACGGCAAACCCCAAGAGCGGCTCAATTTGCCCTGCAAGCCGTCGGGAGAAAAACGCTGTATTTTGAAAAAAATTCGTATTTTTGCAGCAAAGATAGGCATTGGGCTATCTTTCAAAACAAGACTTTACTTTTCGGTGGCTTTGCGCACTTTTCGAGAAAGTAAAGATACAAAAGACGTGCTTCCCTACTTTCTTTGCTTTGGGAGAGGAAAAACCTTTCGCCCTTTGCCCAAGAGTCTGCCAAGTGCTTATTTTGAAATGATGTTTGCCCGATGTATTTCTCTTGATAGTGAAAGGATTTTACAAACCCTTCAAAAAGATTTTAAAAGGTTTTTGAAAGATTCTTGTGTTTAGTAGGCTTGGTGCTTAAAAGAGTCTATTGCGCAGTTGGAAAAGATTGGGAACATAATACCTTGAAATTGAGATACCGAGCCATTGAGAGCCTTGTGCCATTTGCAGATGCACCCGCCTGGTCAGATGCCGACAGTCTTGTCTATCCTAAAAGGGCAAACGCCAAAAGGCAGCCCCAAAAGCGGGCTTTTCCCCTTCAATTTCACGCCCCTTTTCCCTGCAATCGCTTGCTGCCGCCATTGCCGAAAGACCTATTTTACTCAAATTTTTATTCATACGCCTCTGCTATCTTTGTTGTCTGCCAAGCGAGCCAACTGCTCCTGCCACACGCGCCAAAGGCACACAAAGGAGAGGATTAGCCCAAAACAACCTTTATGTTAGCGTTCTTAAAAAGAATATTCGGATTTGGTACAAAAGTAAGAAATGTAACCGAGCTTACCGCCGAAGAAAGACGCAAACTCATTCACCAATGGGTCGTCAGCACTGCCATTCCTGCCTATAAAAGGCGCACACAATTTGGATATAGCCTGCTTCGCCTGCGCCAACACCAAAACTGCCCACGCTGCAAAGCAAAGACAAACCTACACTATGCCGTCTTTGTTTGTGCTACCTCAAATAGCGAAACCGCACAGCACATCTTAGCTCCCGCAGGATACTTTTGCGAAGCCTGCCCCACCGTCATCATCGACGAAAAAGTCCTTAAAAAGGGAATGACAGGCGGTAGGCTCAAAAATATACTTGGTATCGCACTCGAAACCGAAACCCTCATTTTCAGAGGCTGGAACGGACACAAAACCCTGCCCCTATTCGACCAAAACAATCAGCCCATCGACCTGAAAGTGTCCGACGAAGCCATTGCACCCTTGCGCAATAAAAACCCACGCGAGAGCCGCAACGACAATCGAAATGATAGTCGTAATGATAGTCGTAATGATAATCGCAACGAGAGCCGTCAGGAAAATCGAAACGAGAGTCGAAATGAGAGCCGCAACGGAAATGAACGGCAAGGAAGCGAAGAAGAAGGCTTCAAAAAGAAAAAAACGCGCCGCAGGGTAGCACGCTCACGAAAACCCAAAACGCCAATAGAGCCAAGCCTTCGCAACGAAGTAAAAAATGAAGTGCCAGCGGTGAAGGTCAAGGAAAAAATCAAGCGGCTCGAACAAAAAGCCTCACCCCTCAAAACGGAGCAATTTGTAGAAGACCCAAAAAGGCAACTCCAAAAGCCCGAAACCAAAGGCGACAATAGCAAAATCGACGACCCAAACCGTCGCA encodes the following:
- the purH gene encoding bifunctional phosphoribosylaminoimidazolecarboxamide formyltransferase/IMP cyclohydrolase yields the protein MQKKIKSALISVYYKTGLDTLVQTLHAQGVTLYSTGGTQQFIENLGIPVVAVESLTQYPSIFGGRVKTLHPKIFGGILQRRDNNSDQAEAEQYQIPALDLVIVDLYPFEETLASGASQAEIIEKIDIGGISLIRAAAKNFQDTVIIADKEDYQFLNHLLEEKQGHTDLEDRRKLATKAFHISSHYDTAIFHYFNESDSDTKTYPFFKTSISQHQVLRYGENPHQKGFFYGDLEALFEKLNGKELSYNNLVDIDAAILLIDEFKNESNPAFAILKHTNACGMAEGKSVAEAYQKAFAADTTSAFGGVLVSNGSIDLAAAQAMQDLFFEVLIAPDFAPDALALLKEKKNRILLKRKPLALPQTQFKTLLNGVILQDIDAKSETKSDLKVVTKRQPTEAEVEALLFASKIVKHTKSNTIVLAVAGQLLASGVGQTSRVDALRQAIAKAKSFGFDLKGAVMASDAFFPFPDCVEIAATEGISAVIQPGGSIKDQDSIQACDQNQMAMVLTGIRHFKH
- the abc-f gene encoding ribosomal protection-like ABC-F family protein, translated to MLTINQLSFYFGDRAIYEEASLQIKPKERIGLIGANGTGKSTLLRLIVGEYTPDGGSLSKAKDCTIGFLNQDLLSYESEESILKVAMQAFERPNQLQARIDEILQKMETDYSDALLDELSNLQAEFETLGGYSIQAQAEAILEGLGFQTADLKRPLCEFSGGWRMRVMLAKLLLQKPSLLLLDEPTNHLDLPSIEWIETYLQSYEGAVIIVSHDQDFLNNCCNVIVEVWNGKLDRYSGNYDFYMEEKALRAELQQKAYDNQQQKIKELERFVERFKAKATKAKQAQSRVKQLEKIERIEAVDNGQATMSVRFRFRQPSGKVVAELEEVSKSYGDLKILEASEAQIDRGDKIALIGANGKGKSTLLRLLAGTEAFSGKIQGGHNVLTSFYAQHQLESLTLSNDLLEELRQHSSDRTEAELRTILGCFLFVGDDIFKKIKVLSGGEKARVALAKMLLSESNFLLLDEPTNHLDMFSVDVLIDALQKYEGTFVTVSHNRYFISQIANKIWWIEDHRIKEYPGTYDEFKEWYKKREEAQKELLKEARKQDKTAQKVATPQTAKAQHNGVSQEERKEIQKKAKKAEKEAEQWEAQILQLEAQAKQVEQRLAEPQNLADPEKMQSLSKQYQDLKTQIEAATQNWEDALAQAERLLQM
- a CDS encoding DUF262 domain-containing protein, coding for MENNYLLYTKTVDTSEILGNGKKYIVPLYQRDYAWKEDNWEDLWNDILLVLETNSVHYMGVIVLQSLGQSRYAIIDGQQRLTTLTLFALSCIQILKELAAQELEKEANEERIRILSSKFLGEKEAASLTYTSKLTLNKTNNLFFQLNLLTLKRPAPSVVLKLNDSDKLLLNCLDFFYKKITLHFQTNLSGEKIAWLLDEIVARKVIFTQISVENELQAYLVFETLNSRGSVLSSVDLLKNYLFSLVPQEATQQIISEKWNYIVDWVGVENFPLFLRRYWISKNKLVRPEHLYKHIKAKIKTVDNLFDLLEDLEKNAVYYVALHQASDELWRGNREIQKRIGEIGLFQAQAGLPLLLIAYEKMLPFFDKILKLITTIAFRYTVMGGYPEGRLEEVYHKAAIKVAAGEITNLIQLAKEIEILYISDTDFKNSFSAKSFNTRRHKKLIRYILFELENKIASQDYDFEAHNATIEHILPENPQNDWEANFPNHTKNNYVFRIGNYTLLEANKNREVGNKDYTEKLTAYQTSQFFLTKQITYPDWNPHNLEKRQLELAKIATTVWRVSYYDK